The Anas platyrhynchos isolate ZD024472 breed Pekin duck chromosome 1, IASCAAS_PekinDuck_T2T, whole genome shotgun sequence genomic sequence TCTCCTTTGGATTTTAGCTCTGATCAACAACCAAAGCAAGCAAAAAGGTCACTCTGAGAAGCCACAGTAATTACAGGATGTATTTGTTGGTTTTCCTATGAGATGTGATTTAAGAGAACTAATATGGAAGCAGATAAAAATAGACTAGGCAAAAGTCTTTTTAAGGTACTATTAGCAAGAAAATTAGTGATCCAATCATTTTATTACCAGCTCCATACTTTAGCTTTCAAGAGACAAGGAAAACAAGCACACTTTATATTAATAAAGCTTGGAGCATCCTTGAAGAGGGGGAGCTAACACAGAAGCAACCAAGGATTTATTTTCacttacaaaaaaaacaaaacaaaacacaacagcttTTGCCTGAAAGAGGAACTCATGTAGCCACTTCAGATATTTACATTTTGGCAGTAGCTGTGCTTCCTACAATTTACAAAGCTCGTTTTAGGGAACAGTCCCAAGTTCATAACCAGAGAAAACTACCTTTGGAGAAGTCAGTAGTTTGCTTATGGTAAGAACTTTAAGTATTCCTTCTTCAACACTTAAAAACTGCTCATTCTGCTGTTTCcaagttatttttaagtaattaaGAAACTGTTCACTAGACTGAgaaatacattaatattttacCTTCACAGCCTGCTTCTAGAGTTGTTTCCCACCTGCAAATTCCAGCAAATTCCAATCCCTATAGAACATTACTTAATACTTAAATACAACAGCATTACTGAAAGGATGTAGCTTTTATCAGTGTGAACAAATCTCCCCAAATACATACGGAAACGTTCTCtctcaaaaatataaattgatatTTGTGAGAAAATAATTCGTAACTATAAGTTAGTGACTTGTTCACTTGGATGCCCACATGGTATGAATCAGACAATTCAATTCACGCTTAGGACTGATGGAGTCTGTtaaaacagctgcagaaatcTACATGAATTACAACTTTCAGTTCAGTCATATTACTTATACAGAAGAAACTAATATCTACTTACACAGAAAGAGGGTGGAAGTAACAGACATAGACACTCACCCCAGCACTTTTCCTACTGTAAGAATATTGCACATTCCGATAATGTTGCACAAATTACTGGCTTTTTATAAAGACCATATATGAGGTATTAGTccattaataaataaagaaaaacatggaaaCGGAAAAGCACTTAATACAATGCAATAATCCAAGTAATTAGTGAATGAGAACTGAATAAGCAATAATACACACCCTTATGGGAAAGGTTAAAGTTACTTAGCAAACAGTCAGCTTTCAGTATCAGTTCAAGAAACAAATGGTTAGATCTCTTTGAAGATTTTAAGAATTCAAAACTTATTTGCAATATTGCTGTTCAAAATGCTCATTTTGCTCATGCAATCAATTTGAAAGGTAAATTCTTCACTCACGCTTAAGAAAAGATAGCAATATGTGTATGATAGCAACCTTACAAAGGGGAATCAATTTCATATACTGGACTTATACTATTggttaagaaataaaattgaagtTTTGGGTTGACATCAGTTATATTAAGAGATTTGTTATGTTTTGAATAGTTTATACTGGTTATGGATTTCCATGGCACTGAAACTGTTACCCATTAGCACTGCTTTTATTATCAGATTCCAGCACCACAAGGCATTAGGTGAACACATGGATTgtaattttcagttttactctttctttatgACAAGAGTTTACCTTTCAAATCACAAAGctaaaagctccctgctgacaAGCAGTCAATCTAAAcaatctacctttttttttttaattattattattatgtaaaCCCTTCCAGAAACACTAGGAATCTGTAGGTAAGCTTATCGTGTTTAAGTTTGCAAAAGCAGAGTATTAAAGTTCAAAAAACTGAGCTATGGAAACTACATTGCACACATGACAATATAACAAGCATAAAGCAAGAGTGTACTCAATATGCTCTTCCAAACTTTAAGGGATATTTGTGTTTTGGAGGTGAGAGACACGCTAACCTCGTGAATATGGAACTGTATACATGAACAGCCCTTAAGAAAGTCAAGGGTTATACACATCCTAAAAATACTTTCAGGCCAATGAAAAGTTACTTGGAAATAGAAGTCATTCCTGCATCACTCTCCTagtgaaacacatttttaagttGGAGAATaacatgtgttttatttttaatagatttgcagtgctggacaGTAACAAATAAAGACCCAGGTAAGTTATATTTCTGCTGCTATTTTGTGTAAGATGTCTAATTTGTGCAGTAAGTCCACATCAAGTAAAAACTGCTAGTGAAAACTCAGAAAGTCATGAtaaaaaaagcagcacttcaGAATAAAGTATCTCCTCTGCTGAAATCCATGCACCAGTAACTCAAACATTCTTAAATTGGCATAGGAGAATTATATTAcatatctaaaattaaaaaaatatatcatgtGTTAAAGTTCAAATTTACAGAAAGTGTTTACTAAACTGAAAAACACAATTTCTTCTGTCACATGGGATTATTTCTCTCCCATTTTAAGAAGTTACTGAGGCATTTAGTTCCAATTGCATGTTATTTCTATTCTGAGAATTAGTTTCATCTATAATTTCTTTATAGCAGTTGTGTTAAGTGTTGTTcagaacacagattttttttccatattagcacaaaaccaaggaaaattatgaagatgttgaaagaagaggaaaggaaacatTATTGTCCAGAACAGTCCGTGTATGTAGTGACCATGTTTCCTCGTCTCTGAGTGACAGTCCTACAGTGCTTGCTGGATCCATGAAACCTGCTGTCAGTTCGCACTGCATGTCGGTGTGCATTTTCAAAGTcactaaaagaaaacattttttccatattttcaaaCACATCGTCAAACAGTCCACCTCCAAAGGAGAACTCTTGGAAAGAACGTCTTTGCCGACTGTGAGCTTCCCGATGACTTCGGAAGTGattttcaaagtgctttttCGACCGTGAGTTTTGACTGAAGAGGTCAAAGTCTTTGAACAGATCATCAAAGTTGAAGTTAAATGACTGACGGAATGGGCTTCCATTATTTCCTTGTCCTCCATGACGGCCAAATTGATCGTATTCTCTTCGTTTATTCTCATCTGATAATGTTTCATAtgctatttcagtttaaaaagaaaaaaagtagaaaaacttCAGTTGCACGTCCATTATAAAgacaaacacatacacagaacAACAGCACAGTAAACTCTAGCCACACTGCAGTTACAGCTAAGTGGCAAGCTAAACAGCATGGagataaaataaaggaaattaattacCATATGACCAAATTTTCGACTTCACAGAAGTTTAACAATAAACCTAGATTTTGTAATTGGGGATACCTGAAATGGAATTAGGTTTCTATCTGATCTTGGTCCAAAACTACATCTACTGGTGCTCCAAGGCAGAAATTGACAGATAACATACACAGTGTTACTAGAATGGGTATTTTAAACCCCTCCATTTTCTTACCTGTCATTGGCTTACCAACTATTCTAAATAGCTCAATATTTATTTGGAACTCCTGCTTCCTCCTGTTAGCATATGCTAACAGCTGCTGTATCTAAAGATACACTACATTAACCACTACCTTTCTTCCAAAAGAACAGTTCTGCAGACATGAAGATAAAACCCAGAAGTCACGTTAGCTTTGTCATGCAAAATGCCTATGTTATAATAGTCTATGGGGAGCAGAAACGGGAACACTATTTTTCAGCAAGCCTTTTTATGTTCTTGATCATTCGTTTCCATCAGTATACGTTAATCCCAGAACACATAAGAATGGCGTATTCCTAGGATCACAGGATAGTTCAGGCTGGAAGTGCCCTCAGGTCTCTAATCTAATGCTTTGCACAAAGTAAGGTCAGCTATGAGATCAGACTAGTTATTCAGGGCTTTATCCACTCATTCCTGAAGACTCTCCAAGGATGGGACGTGCACAGCCTCTCTGATCATCCTGTTCAAACACTTGCCTGTCCTCATGGTGAAGAAAGTTTCAAAGTTTTTCCTTATAGCCACATGGCATCTCTCATACTTGCTGCCTCTTGTATTCTTACCAAGAACCACTGAAGAGCCTTGCTGcagattgtttttaataaaaacacacaaaatctcCCCATAAGTGCTGTAAGGTTTCCATTAGGTCCCCCTGAAACCTTAGTAACCCTGAGCTGGATCTTACTAGACAGACCAGAATATAAGGAGAGTATTTGAAATACTCTTCTACTGCCAAAGTTGTCCTCCTGCCAAGTATTTTTTGTAAGAAGAGGCATGAGCCTAGAAGTCTAACAGGCAGGAATGCATAAACT encodes the following:
- the DNAJB9 gene encoding dnaJ homolog subfamily B member 9, whose amino-acid sequence is MATTQSVFTFALCILMITELILATESYYDILGVPKNASDRQIKKAFHKLAMKYHPDKNKSPGAEAKFREIAEAYETLSDENKRREYDQFGRHGGQGNNGSPFRQSFNFNFDDLFKDFDLFSQNSRSKKHFENHFRSHREAHSRQRRSFQEFSFGGGLFDDVFENMEKMFSFSDFENAHRHAVRTDSRFHGSSKHCRTVTQRRGNMVTTYTDCSGQ